One Aegilops tauschii subsp. strangulata cultivar AL8/78 chromosome 2, Aet v6.0, whole genome shotgun sequence genomic window, CGGTAGTCTCCTGGCGACGGGTCGTCGGCGGAGCGCCACGACGTGAGCTGCCACTCGCCTCCGGTCCAGAGGTTCTTGCCCAGCTTCATGCCGGGCAGCAAGGTGTCCGACGGCTGATCGAACGACTGCCACAGGGAGGTGCTGCTGCTGCCGTTGCGCACGACCAGGTTGCCGGAGTCGAGAAGCTGAACCGCCGCGGCGGAGGCGGGCAGGAAGTTCGAAGACCACGCCGTCCGTGTCTGGCGTGAGCCGTCAAGCAGGACGAGGCTGCCGACGTCGTTGAGCAGCAGCGTGCCGGACTTGTCAAGGAGCGGCTGGTCGCGGTTGGCGACCCAGCAGACGGTGGCGTTGGACACGGAGAACCATATGCCGAGGTACCTCTTGGTGGACGCCCCGGGAGAGAAGAACCCGAGGGTGAAGGAGCCGCCGGATGAGACGAGCGTGTCGCCATCGGTGAGCTTCTGGCCCCTCTCGAGCTTGTCAGTGACGCCGGCGGCGATCGAAAGGAGGAAGAAGCCGATCAAGAGCAGCCGCAGTAGGAGACGTGCCGGCTGTTGGCTGGTAGCTCTCATGGCGGATGGATGCAGGATGCCTCTTTCCACAGCACAGCTCATGCATGGACCGTGGGATTGGGATGTATACGGCCGAATTCTGCGACCTTTTCAAAGCTAGATTAGACTGGTCATGTAATTAAGTTGTTACCTCTCTTGGACCGATATCAAAACATTTAAGTACTTGTTAATTTGGTTAGTAGTGTGCTACGTACTTGATAGAGATGGGACTAAAAATGTTCTGTTTTCGTTTTCGAGATTGAAATTCAAACATTTCGGTTTCGCCGTTCAGGAGCAGCCAATTTTTCAAGGAAGTTGCAATCATCAGTTGATTTTTTTCAGTGGCAGATGTGACGCGTGTGGAGGGGATAACAGAGCAATCACAGTCATTGCAGAGCTCTTGCTCGTCGGAATAGTACAAGCTATAGTGTGGTTCTAGATGAATTCATTAGACTGGATCAAATTGCCACCCGTAGCCGCCATCTGATATGCCTACTGCTCTAGTAAGCAGAATAAATGCAGAGCATGGCATCGATCGCTACGTGCACGTGCTCCGTCCCTTCGAAAATACAAGGTGTACTGAACTTTTGACAAGTCAAACTTCTCTTTATTTGATCAAGTTTATACAGAAAAATATtgatatctacaataccaaatcgGTATTATTATATTCATTAGGAAAATATTTTCATACTTTATTTAGTTGGTAATGTAGATGTTGCtatttttctataaatttggCCAAACATAGAAGTATTTGACTTCAGAAAAATAGTAATGTGCCTTATATCTTCGAATGGAGGGGGTAACTCAAAGTCTTAAACGACCCTCGATCAAATCTTCGAAGAGATCATGTTACCGCGGTGTCATAGACTAATTCATTTTGGAAGTGTCCTTGTCGGTCTACACACACAAAACATGTTAACGAAAATCATGGTTGAAGAGATCAGATGTCTGCTCTGCTTAGTAGCCTTGGAAATTGAAGGTTCTCCCGCGTCAAAGAAGTCACATGATATCCGTCATCGATTTTACCTTGAAAAAGATCAGAGTGACTTGTGTTGCTCCACATTTACTTGGTTAGAATTCTTAAACATTATTATGTTTGTCTTTTAGTGTATATTTCTCATAATAGCTTTAAGATGTTGGTGAATATTAGCAGAGAGCTACTATTGAGATTCACGTGGTACAAGTGTGAGCAAAGGGTTAATCTTATCCCGTTATCTCATGTAACGGGGGTAACATTGGTCGTAGATGTTAACCAAGAGTCGTGTTTATAGTCAATCAAAGACAATGGTGTCATGACGGGTTTTGTCTCGTGGTTAAACTTGATTATCCCCCTCATGGTAGCTACGGCTAAGTTTATATAATCTCATGCAGTGTTGGCACAACATGTCCAAACCATCACGTAGCTTCATGTAATACAAGGCCTCAGATAGTTGACTATATTATTGAGTGCACGATTTATTTGCGGCGTAGAATTATTAGTATTCCCGACTTACACACCGAGGTGCGTTAAAATAAATATTATTTGTACTAAACTTTGTTACTTCCTTATATTTAATACTTTTACTTAATTAAAATGTTAGTTAATATATTTTACTATATAGATAACCAAGTTAATCACATAAAAACATGTATGCATATACATAATCATGTTCTTTATATAGTTTGTAATGTTTGTTATTAAAATATATATGCTTGCAGTGTGCTAAATTTAAATTATATTTCTAACAAAAATTACATGCATTTTCTTCTTTTCTCACAATGTCCTTTGAAGGATCTTCAAGTTAAATCCCTTGAATACGGGGAGGTGGAACATAAGAGAATACTctctccatcccataatataagaacatttttcaAGCCAACTTAGCTTCAAAAACATTTTTATATTatggaacggatggagtataatgCTTCCACTGATTACTATCTGTAACATATGCAagctttttgtgtgtgtgtgcgcgcgcgcacacatATGTATAAATAATTAAATATTCTTTGATATCTTAACATAGATCTCTAAAGTGTATGTCCTAGTGAATATCTTGAAAGCAGTTTCTAGCGTATGGTTGTATCATCGAATAGGACCATTCAAAACTGGCAGAGGCATTAGGTGAGAAACATTTTCGCGACCATGCACCTATAATTTTGAACCCCACTTGATACTTGTGAGGAGAGAGAATGAAATAATTAGCTCTATCTCTCCTAATCCCCATTGACCTCTTGTTCAATGTGGCTACAAAGGCGAGGAGGAGCGGAGGCATGAAAAGGAATTGTGAATATGATGTCTTGCAAGTGCATATGACTAGTTATAGCCAGTTTACAAAGTAAGATTACTTAATCCACTACGAGCTGGAGAATTGGTCATTTGTCTATTGTATGTTGAGGTCAAATAGCATGGTGTTTACACTCCTTTATCCGTGAGCACCTTGGGAGGATATTAACATGGATTTTCTGCTTGGGTTGCCAAGAACTAAGACGAAAAGGAGTCTATGTATGTGGTTGGTGATAGATTTTCTAGGATGGCACATTGCATTCCTTTTCATAAGAGCAATATTGATTCACAAATGTGCTATTTAGGAATATTGTGAGACTCCTTGAAGTAACTAAGACCATCATCATCTCTGACGGTGGCGTCAAGTTCATAAGCTAATTTTACTATACATTTTTGGTCAACTTGGGAATGAAGCTTCTCTTCTCCACAATTTGCTACCCATAAAGTGGTGGTGAAATGGAGCTCGTGAACTGAACTTTGTCAACTATACTTTGAGAGCATTGATAAAAAAGAACTTGAATATGTGGGAAGATTGTCTACCTCATGTTCAATTCGCCTacaatcatgcaattcattcaaTGGAAAGCAAGAGGCCATTTGAGATGAAGTATGGCTTAAATCCCCCACACTCGACTTGATCTTCTACCACAACCGCACCAATAACGAACCAACATGGATGTCAGCAACAGAAGTTTTGTCTCTCCTTATTTTGCATCGATCGTGAGTTGGTGACAGAGTAGGCCTACTACCCATCACACATCAGAAGCTCAGACGGGAGAAGTAGCGACGAGGCCCTGGCTTCGTGTCAAGTTCAGCTAAAAACAGAGCACGGCCCTCTCGAAAAAAAAGGTTTGAGCGTGGCTACATGACAAATCCAGTTCCTCTAAGCCATCAGGTAAGATGTGTACACGCATGAGAAAATCGGGACGAGTAGATCAACACAGAAAGAACTAGTAACAGTTGTAGTGTACGCATGTGCCATTCACATACGCATATTTCTTTTTTAAATCGACGTCTTTTTACGGTATGCCATTCACATATGCTACTTTGCTTTCGCCCTGTACACACAGATATGCACAGATTTCATACTTAACCACGCAGGTAACCACCTCACACGAGTTAGAGCATCTCAAAATCTGTGTTTTTATTTCCGCGGTGCCAAAATAAGTCCGGTAAAAGTGGTCAAACCCATAAACTTTTTTCAGGCCCCTAAGAATTCATTCCCATGACCTTTTTATTTGCAGATTTGAAGGCAAAACATAAGGAGGACTGAAAACCGGTCAACACTATGCAACAAGGAAATTACCGGATAGTTCCACGGTTTAAGAGAAGCTCTTAAGATAGACACACCgccgcgcgggggggggggggggggggggggggggtgttaaaTCAGGAAGGGGGAGATTAATTGGTTGGAAAGATCCGTAAAATTATGTAAACGTCTGTTGTCTGTTTGTGTAGGTTTACAACCTCCGTGATCTTGTACCATACTCTCATTTTTCCTCCTAAAGATCGCATATAAAATGTTCATATACTTCACTCTTTGTCCATGTACACACAGATCACGGAGGATGAGAGCAATGGCATTGTGTTGTGTGGACGCGGTGGGGAAGTGTACACACAGATCACTAGAGTCCACGGCTTCGCCATAAAAAAGGATGCTGCCAGGGCGGCTGGGGTGGCTGACCAGCGGGCCTGCCCAGTCGTGTGAATTAAATGGGATCGGTAGGAGGTATTTGGACGGTCGACACGCGGGCCTAAGACGGAAGACGAGAGGACACGTGCGCGTCTGTTCGGTGCCCGTCTGACTGCAAAGCCGGATCAAATTTGCACTGAAATGGATAAAGCCGGAAAACATACATATTTACGGATAAGGTGACGCATTGGACCGTGTCTTGTGTTTGTTTGGGCCAAAACAGACACACGACTCGGGGTGGTTGGAGTTGGCGTAACACGCATGACACACACAGCAAAAACAGAGCCTTGCTGCTACTACATGACAGGTTCAGTCAGTAGCCTGCAGGTGAAGATGTATGTACACGCAAGAACAAATCAGTAGATCAACACGGCAAGAATCAGTGTAACCCTATGCCATTTTATAGTATTTCTTCTTCGAGATCGATTTTTTTTACAGTACACTTTACATTACGCACAGATTTGCAGAAACTTACAAGGGTTACTTGGCCACACGGCACGTGAACCATGAGCACGCACACTGCTAATTATATATTTTTTGGCGAGTCGCTGCTAATTACTATAATCAGTAGTACTAATCCATGCGGTGCTAGGCGTTGGGGCCCCACATGGAGAGGAACATGACGGTGCGGAGCGACTCCTCCTGggccgccgcccgcctccgcTGCTCCTCGGCCGCCTTCCTGGCCAGCGGCGCCTTCGCCCGCGCCGACTCCGCCGGCGCCCTGCCGGCCCTGGCCATGGACTGCTGCTGCGCCTGCGCCCTGTCGGCCTTGCCGGCGGACCTGCCGACGGCGTCCCGCACGGCCTGCGCCGCCCTCGCGCCCACCCGGCTCATCATGTACCTCACGCTCATCCACCGATCGCTTTCTCCTCTTGCTTTGGCTTGGTTTGGTTGTGGTTTCGACGTGGATGGAAATGGGGCGCGCCGGCGTTTATATAACGCGGTTAGCGTGTTGGCGTGCATAACGCGGGCTCGGTTCCTGCGGGCACGGCGCACGGTTTTGGTGGTGTTCTCTGGGAAACGGGGGGCGTGCCGCTGACGGAGGGGGGTCTGGAAGATGCCTTTGCCTTGTCACCGCTCACCAAGTCCTTATCCTAGCACCACTGCTGCTACACGATTTCGACGTCATCCATTGCGCGTTTTTGTCAGTCGAGGCTTCAACGAGATGGCGCAATGGTCGCTTCCAATCTCAGACGAGTGGTAGGAAGACGATGATGGGAGCCGGAAGCTTGGTGGACAATGCACAGGGTAGGACCCGGGAAGTGATTCTTAGGTGGATAGATTAGTTGTGTTCTAGATGC contains:
- the LOC109771612 gene encoding uncharacterized protein, with protein sequence MHANTLTALYKRRRAPFPSTSKPQPNQAKARGESDRWMSVRYMMSRVGARAAQAVRDAVGRSAGKADRAQAQQQSMARAGRAPAESARAKAPLARKAAEEQRRRAAAQEESLRTVMFLSMWGPNA